In Penaeus chinensis breed Huanghai No. 1 chromosome 19, ASM1920278v2, whole genome shotgun sequence, a single genomic region encodes these proteins:
- the LOC125035462 gene encoding fibroleukin-like → MYILAFLFASTLLATEALGAKRRCEEFTVLQSEMETLKEENQLLHGEVTALRTTVESLGQSLEGLSKMVTRSLPEDCSQAKARGAWSAVTLVAPPGMGPREVACDQHMADGGWTVVLARRPPSTPRHHAIHESRLPRTEFNTSWGEYKKGFGDPRGEFWLGNEVLHALTRDVPHQLHVHLTDWDGNTASSTWDYFRVSSESDKYRLSVKEYRPDSTAGDGFRHHDSHEFSTYDRDNDVYPEEHCAQLFGGGWWYFRCYESHLTGEALRQGQEEHHGIVWRTWQGLRSLKAVTMMIRPRVRLCKLGQVCVKPLEGR, encoded by the exons ATGTACATTCTGGCGTTCCTCTTTGCTTCCACCCTGTTGGCCACTGAG GCCCTCGGCGCTAAACGTCGGTGCGAAGAGTTCACCGTCCTGCAGAGCGAGATGGAGACGCTGAAGGAGGAAAATCAGCTTCTCCACGGGGAGGTGACTGCACTCAGGACCACCGTCGAGAGCCTGGGACAGAGCCTCGAAGGACTCTCTAAAATGGTCACGAGATCCTTGCCAGAAGACTGCAGCCAGGCCAAGGCCAGAGGAGCGTGGTCCGCGGTGACTTTG GTCGCGCCGCCGGGCATGGGGCCTCGGGAGGTGGCGTGCGACCAGCATATGGCCGACGGCGGGTGGACAGTCGTCCTGGCGCGGCGCCCCCCGTCGACCCCTCGCCACCACGCCATCCACGAGTCGCGTTTGCCCAGGACAGAATTCAACACGAGCTGGGGCGAATATAAGAAGGGTTTCGGCGACCCTCGAGGGGAATTCTGGCTGG GTAACGAAGTCCTCCACGCACTCACGCGCGATGTCCCGCACCAACTCCACGTCCACCTCACCGACTGGGACGGCaacaccgcctcctccacctggGACTACTTCAG GGTATCCAGTGAAAGTGACAAATACCGGCTGAGCGTGAAGGAATACCGGCCAGACAGCACAGCGGGCGATGGTTTTCGTCACCATGATAGTCATGAATTCTCCACGTACGACAGGGACAATGACGTGTATCCAG AGGAGCACTGCGCCCAGCTGTTCGGGGGCGGTTGGTGGTACTTTCGGTGTTACGAATCGCACCTGACGGGCGAGGCGCTGCGCCAGGGCCAGGAAGAGCACCACGGCATCGTATGGAGGACGTGGCAAGGTCTCCGGAGCCTCAAAGCTGTCACCATGATGATCAGACCGCGAGTCCGGTTGTGCAAGCTGGGGCAAGTGTGTGTCAAGCCACTGGAGGGGCGGTAA